A portion of the Oncorhynchus mykiss isolate Arlee unplaced genomic scaffold, USDA_OmykA_1.1 un_scaffold_260, whole genome shotgun sequence genome contains these proteins:
- the LOC110516912 gene encoding uncharacterized protein KIAA1522: MSHISVNDHLEGILSDFEALKRSFDDVVELPPFSPSSPVPSPLSSTSLLNKTNEGRGFPTSSHGSPAFRSRISLGTNPSPAQSPVFKSRMVSSLSFNRAMNRPAINNNGGSSGGITRASSFQNKFNPKGFSSSLSGPGSDNDSLHSSSSSLEYSIQGGGGEGGGGGGVPPGKPGSLSYSTSPQMEQRPGQQRGVFSSHGSVFQPMGLGAPEPRGVSHGSMPSLDLQIGEGGGGVMGVRGAGGGGVRYGNANVGLNGGSQRHYNTSPFGKEGCYSPNQNHNSYEAQPKPKETQRLNKFPLDLDSLVGVKTPQPSPHPPPSSDPPKPPPRAHYPSSLSVSASPSLSSLDSSGGDLTPLPAAKHHVSYNNINPSLPRSPPPTSPPGAKPVPKVSQSPVPLSPAQTPQLNLLSPRPQVGHLAPSTPLPLEHTQPQEMMSERESVGSILQRIASFSRPDAMTTTRVPSAASVLSGVALSNGVKKESPPPMMMMHQERVSSPLPVTVQRQGLKRVQGKHFKCTWLLAQCS, encoded by the coding sequence cTTTAAAAAGATCCTTCGACGATGTGGTCGAgcttcctcccttctccccctcctccccggttccctcccccctctcctccacctccctcctcaacAAGACCAACGAGGGTCGAGGGTTCCCCACCTCCAGCCACGGCTCCCCTGCCTTCCGCTCCCGGATCAGCCTTGGTACCAACCCCAGCCCTGCCCAGAGCCCTGTATTCAAGTCCCGCATGGTCTCCAGTCTCTCCTTCAACAGAGCCATGAACAGACCCGCCATCAACAACAATGGAGGGAGCTCCGGAGGCATCACCAGGGCCTCTTCCTTCCAGAACAAGTTCAACCCTAAgggtttctcctcctctctctctggcccaggCAGTGATAATGATAGTCTCCATAGCTCCTCTTCTAGTCTGGAGTATTCCATCCAGGGAggcggaggagaaggaggaggaggaggaggggtaccTCCGGGCAAGCCAGGGTCTCTGTCCTACTCCACTAGCCCACAGATGGAGCAGCGTCCTGGGCAGCAGCGTGGCGTGTTCTCTTCCCATGGCAGTGTGTTTCAGCCAATGGGGCTGGGAGCTCCAGAGCCCAGGGGGGTCAGCCACGGATCCATGCCCAGTCTGGACCTCCAGATCGGGGAAGGAGGAGGCGGGGTGATGGGGGTGCGGGGAGCTGGAGGTGGAGGGGTGAGGTATGGCAACGCCAATGTTGGTTTGAATGGCGGATCCCAGCGGCATTATAACACCAGTCCCTTTGGGAAGGAAGGATGCTACTCTCCCAATCAGAACCACAACAGCTACGAGGCCCAGCCCAAACCCAAAGAGACCCAGCGTCTCAACAAGTTCCCCCTGGATCTAGACAGTCTGGTGGGGGTGAAGACGCCCCAGCCCAGCCCTCATCCTCCCCCCTCGTCTGACCCCCCTAAACCTCCACCCAGAGCACACTATCccagcagcctctctgtctcAGCTAGCCCATCCCTCAGCAGTCTGGACAGCTCCGGTGGTGACCTCACTCCTCTTCCCGCCGCCAAACACCACGTCTCCTACAACAACatcaacccctccctcccccgcTCTCCCCCACCTACCTCCCCCCCGGGGGCCAAGCCTGTCCCTAAGGTGAgccagtcccctgtccccctgtcccccgCCCAGACCCCCCAGCTCAACCTGCTCTCCCCCAGACCTCAGGTAGGACACCTGGCCCCCTCCACCCCCCTGCCACTGGAGCACACCCAGCCACAGGAAatgatgtcagagagagaaagcgtGGGTTCCATCCTGCAGAGGATCGCTTCCTTCTCCCGTCCCGACGCCATGACGACCACCAGGGTTCCAAGCGCCGCCAGTGTTCTGAGCGGGGTTGCCCTTAGCAACGGGGTGAAGAAGGAGAGCCCACCACCGATGATGATGATGCATCAGGAGCGTGTTTCATCACCTCTACCTGTGACGGTCCAGAGACAGGGGCTAAAGAGAGTGCAAGGTAAGCATTTTAAATGTacgtggttactggcccaatgctcttaa